The following is a genomic window from Candidatus Zymogenus saltonus.
GCGCCGACTCGTTGAAATAACTCAAGTATTTATTTGTGAAGCTCAAGAACCTGTGCCCGAGACCAAGGATGGCCATCAGCCAGAGCCAGCAGTTCAAACCCTTTACGGCCATGAAGAAAACCCACAGACCCGCGTCGTCCATAGTCCATGGGATATTCATGGAATAGATGGTCAAAACTATTATCTGGGTCACTACTCCCATGAAGAGGGCTGCGACCTTATAACGGTCTATCGACTTGGCAAAGCGCTCGTCCGAGGCCAATATGTAGCCGTAGATAAAGGCCGTTATGTATAACATGAAATTGGCCCAATCGTTTACGAGGTTCTGGAAGCCGGGCCACCAGGCGCGCAAAAATACCTCGACAAGAATAAAGGGAACCGCAAAGATGAATATCCCCCATCGCCTCTCGCAAAAACCGGCCACCCTGTCGAGGTAGTTTTTCCCCCGATCCCCCCTGAGATACAGAAAAAGGGACAGGGCAATGAGGGAGAATGTGAAGAGATAGGCCAGAAACCAGAGGTGTCCCCAGCTGAAATTGCCCTCAGGGTAGACGCCGTTGAAGAAAGTCGGGTAGAATCCGAGGAGCGACCCCGAAAACCTCCCCTCCTGAAGCCTCTGAAAGTAGATCATCGGCGGGACAATTACGAGGGTTCCGAAGACGAGGGGAACAAGGAGGCGTTTGACCCGGTCGACCAGGTACCGCCCCCCGCCCCTCGATTTCAGCGAATACCAGGAAGCCGCCCCCGACACAAGAAAGAGAAGCGGCATGTGCCACTGGTGCACAAAACCGACGAAGGTACTTAAAAATAGGGCTGTTTGATCGTTTTTGATATACGATATCCCATGGTGAGAAAATGCAACGGCCGTGTGGAACGGTATGAGGAGGTAAACCGCGAGGACCCTTATCCAGTCGATATCGTAGCGTCTTTCGGGTATGCCCATACGATCGCCGCGACTATTTTCTTCTCCCATCAGAATATCCGGTTACTAACGATTTTTCGGGGGACAGTCTTACAACCTTACTATTTCAGCGCCCTCTTCAGA
Proteins encoded in this region:
- a CDS encoding acyltransferase gives rise to the protein MGEENSRGDRMGIPERRYDIDWIRVLAVYLLIPFHTAVAFSHHGISYIKNDQTALFLSTFVGFVHQWHMPLLFLVSGAASWYSLKSRGGGRYLVDRVKRLLVPLVFGTLVIVPPMIYFQRLQEGRFSGSLLGFYPTFFNGVYPEGNFSWGHLWFLAYLFTFSLIALSLFLYLRGDRGKNYLDRVAGFCERRWGIFIFAVPFILVEVFLRAWWPGFQNLVNDWANFMLYITAFIYGYILASDERFAKSIDRYKVAALFMGVVTQIIVLTIYSMNIPWTMDDAGLWVFFMAVKGLNCWLWLMAILGLGHRFLSFTNKYLSYFNESALPVYIIHMLVVVAFGYFVVKTGLGVTTKYLIITGVSLILTTLLYDICVKRTRMTRFLFGMRPIKGAES